The sequence AAGATGGATTGCGGAATTCAGGGCGGGACGAATGCGGGCGTATTAAATGATTTTGTCCATAAGGATGGATAGGTACGCTGAGTGGGGCCTTGCCGAGGACGCAGGTACCGGTCTGGTTATCCTTCGTACGCAGATAGCGTTCGTGGCCAGGAAAAAACTGTGCATAGCACGAGGGCGGCATCACATTTGCCACCAGGTTCGGCATTGCGGAGGGTTTGACTTTGGGCGGTGGCAAGTCCAAAAAAAAAGCCGCGAGGGGCGGCTTTTTTCGGGAGGATCGCAATGAGTTATTTGCGTGAACTTTTATTGATTGTTTCCACAAGTTCCGCAGCGACCTGGATTTCGACATCCTGCTGGTCCTGTTCGTCGATAAGCTGGGATTTGGGCCATCTGCACCTGTGATAGGATATGGTGGCTTTTTGCGACAACTGCTCGATCTTGGTCAGCATGATGCCCATCGCTTCCTGTGTTATGATGAAATGTCCACATTCGGAACATTTGGGGGCTGGAACATCTTCGAAGCAAAACAGGTGGTTACGGCATTCCATCTGGTAGGAGATGGTTTCATCGGTGACACTGTCGCTTCCGCATTTCTGGCAGATCATGGCATCCTCGTATGGTCTAATTTGAATCCGAAATAATCGTTCCTTATAAGTATGTTTTTTTGCTTTGGCAAATAATTTTTTTTCTGCTGAAATTGCAGTACACTCGAATTTTCAGTTTTATGTGAATGCCTCCGGCTTGCGGCGGATGGCTGTTTTGGTTTGAGAATTGCACATAGTTTGAATTAACTCTGGAGGAATCATGAGCAAAATAGGCTGGGTCGGAATCGGTGTCATGGGGCGTTCCATGTGTGGTCACCTGCTTGCGGCAGGTCATGAGGTCAAGGTCCATACGCGCACCAAGGCTTCCGGCCAAAGCACCATCGCCGCTGGAGCGCAGTGGTGCGACACCCCTGGCGATGTCGCTAAGGGGTCGGAATTCGTGTTCACCATCGTCGGTTATCCGGCCGATGTGAGAGCCGTGTATCTGGGTGAGGGCGGGCTTGTGGATCAGGCCGCGCCAGGGGCGGTGCTTGTGGATATGACCACCTCCGAGCCGGCTCTGGCCACGGAGATTTATCAGGCGGCGCGGGCTCGTGGAGTGGCCGCTCTGGATGCTCCGGTCTCCGGCGGCGATCTCGGTGCGCGCGGCGCAAGCCTGGCCATCATGGTCGGCGGTGAGCAGGAGCCATTTGACCGGACCCTGCCCCTGTTCGAGAAGATGGGGAAGAACATCCGCCTCATGGGCGCTCCCGGTGCCGGTCAGCACACCAAGATGAGTAACCAGATTCTCATCGCCGGGACCATGATCGGAGTTGTGGAATCCCTGCTCTACGCCGTGAAGTCCGGTCTGGACGTGGACGACGTCATCGACGTCATCGGCAGCGGGGCGGCCGGGTCCTGGTCCATCAACAACCTGGGTCGTCGGATCGCCAAGGATGACTATGATCCGGGCTTTTTCATCAAGCACTTCGTGAAGGACATGGGTATCGCCCTGGCCGAAGCCCGCAAAATGGGCATCGCCTTGCCCGGCCTTGCCCTGGTCGAACAGCTTTATATCGCGGCCATGGCGCAGGGATTGGAAAACATGGGCACTCAGGCTCTCTATATCGCGTTGAAGAATTTAAACGCTGTAAGATAGATTTTGTTGAAACGGTTCGTCAAAGATCCATATATCTTTGACGAACCGTTTCAATTTTTGCATTGAACTTTTTGGAGATCGCGTGCGGAATATATTTTTTTGTCTGCTCATGTTTTTATTCATCCCTCATGCTTTTGGTCAGGATGAAAAAAAGATTAATGTATTGTACATAAATTCTTACCATAACGGATATGAATGGTCCGATAGTATATTCGATGGCGTGCG is a genomic window of Desulfomicrobium baculatum DSM 4028 containing:
- a CDS encoding NAD(P)-dependent oxidoreductase, with amino-acid sequence MSKIGWVGIGVMGRSMCGHLLAAGHEVKVHTRTKASGQSTIAAGAQWCDTPGDVAKGSEFVFTIVGYPADVRAVYLGEGGLVDQAAPGAVLVDMTTSEPALATEIYQAARARGVAALDAPVSGGDLGARGASLAIMVGGEQEPFDRTLPLFEKMGKNIRLMGAPGAGQHTKMSNQILIAGTMIGVVESLLYAVKSGLDVDDVIDVIGSGAAGSWSINNLGRRIAKDDYDPGFFIKHFVKDMGIALAEARKMGIALPGLALVEQLYIAAMAQGLENMGTQALYIALKNLNAVR